The Lacipirellula parvula genome window below encodes:
- a CDS encoding DUF1559 domain-containing protein encodes MEALHQKRIRRSRGLAGFTLVELLVVIAIIGVLVALLLPAVQAAREAARRAQCSNNLKQMGLAAQNYAAAKNTLPAGYDRTKEEADKNINFSKRGVLTSMLHYIEGQTAYNQIVFDYVNKANNDPYADPAKNVVIDSFICPSWTDAKNTPTAAPGFEYQIGALCTYSGIAGAIRNRGETLFPSDQGFGDIPDNGALTMQIVKGAASSSPFGGSGAKNLLIGRARTLKEITDGQSNSLFVGEFVHRECCFTSPVEDAPGNVRPWYLAGYKDGPYSMKVAETTPNACVVRDSRNCPGAAGSTLFNHLPMGSFHPGITQFVFIDGSVHNVTDNIELEVYKDLATVNGDEAVSIAL; translated from the coding sequence ATGGAAGCCTTGCATCAGAAACGAATTCGCCGCTCGCGGGGGCTCGCTGGTTTTACGCTGGTGGAGCTGCTGGTGGTGATTGCAATCATCGGCGTGCTCGTGGCGTTGCTGTTGCCGGCCGTGCAAGCGGCGCGGGAAGCGGCGCGACGGGCGCAGTGCAGCAATAATTTAAAGCAGATGGGCTTGGCTGCTCAGAACTACGCTGCAGCGAAAAATACGTTGCCGGCGGGATACGATCGGACGAAGGAAGAAGCCGACAAGAACATCAATTTTTCGAAGCGCGGCGTGTTGACTAGCATGCTTCACTACATCGAAGGACAGACGGCTTACAATCAGATTGTCTTCGATTACGTGAATAAGGCCAACAATGATCCCTATGCTGATCCGGCGAAGAATGTTGTCATCGACTCGTTTATCTGCCCGTCTTGGACTGACGCAAAAAATACTCCCACGGCTGCGCCCGGATTCGAATACCAGATCGGCGCCTTGTGCACCTACTCGGGAATTGCAGGAGCAATTCGCAATCGAGGCGAAACATTGTTTCCTTCCGATCAAGGATTTGGCGACATTCCTGATAACGGTGCTTTGACGATGCAAATCGTCAAGGGCGCCGCGTCGAGCAGCCCCTTCGGCGGCAGTGGCGCAAAGAATCTGTTGATCGGACGTGCCCGCACATTAAAGGAAATCACCGACGGTCAAAGCAACTCTTTGTTCGTGGGCGAATTCGTCCACCGCGAGTGTTGCTTCACCAGTCCCGTGGAAGACGCCCCCGGCAATGTGCGGCCTTGGTACCTGGCTGGTTACAAAGACGGGCCTTACAGCATGAAAGTTGCTGAAACTACGCCAAACGCCTGCGTGGTTCGCGATTCGCGAAATTGTCCGGGAGCCGCTGGATCAACCTTGTTCAATCACTTGCCGATGGGAAGCTTCCACCCAGGCATCACGCAGTTCGTGTTCATCGACGGCAGCGTTCATAACGTCACCGACAACATCGAGTTGGAAGTGTATAAGGACTTGGCGACTGTCAACGGCGACGAGGCCGTGAGCATTGCTCTCTAG
- a CDS encoding DUF4623 domain-containing protein has protein sequence MRLGIAKSVKALSVAAACGAVGGGMLTASAATLVPDLTFGGGDAWRAPFEVIAGDVAGTTAPDPVSGEPVYKFMGNGLSTANYPASAINVGNNERGLAFNATTGNLLLVSRGTGTDRIRILDSATGADKGSLNMTGVEGGTFAMNMIGVADDGVIYMANLTTDLNASAYKVYRWANEAAVPTVAYIGGGAGNPAPPLAGARLGDSFDVIGSGADTRLVAGYGSTPAIPATSGFALFDTDNGSTFTATSVAVTSNAPFTAIPTGEFRLGVTFIDSDTVMGKSSINPATVVDVTGANGTVVAQHGTDGITLRPMDYAVVDGRPLMAMVEASNGQNEASRARIFVYDMTDPSLPLAQRKLGEATALPFTAGGPNQFANGNSVGQVKFGAITGNSAEIFSMSTNNGIQKFTLTFDPVVPPVVDADFNGDLIVDGADFLIWQRGFGLSAQVDKSTGDADGDGNVNDADLAAWKTQFGTVITPPTPVSAVPEPATLGLAAFGMICLAGLRKNRTI, from the coding sequence ATGCGACTGGGAATTGCGAAGAGTGTGAAGGCGTTAAGCGTTGCGGCGGCATGTGGCGCCGTGGGCGGCGGGATGTTGACGGCCTCGGCGGCAACGCTGGTTCCTGATCTCACGTTCGGAGGCGGCGATGCCTGGCGCGCTCCCTTCGAAGTCATCGCTGGCGACGTCGCCGGCACCACCGCGCCCGATCCCGTAAGCGGCGAGCCGGTCTATAAGTTCATGGGGAACGGCCTGTCGACGGCCAACTATCCCGCGAGTGCGATCAACGTCGGAAATAATGAGCGCGGGCTGGCGTTCAACGCCACCACCGGCAACCTGCTGCTCGTCAGCCGCGGGACGGGTACAGACCGGATTCGCATCCTCGATTCGGCGACTGGGGCCGATAAAGGTTCGCTCAACATGACGGGCGTCGAGGGCGGCACGTTTGCGATGAACATGATCGGCGTCGCCGACGACGGCGTGATCTATATGGCGAACCTCACGACCGATCTTAACGCCAGTGCGTACAAGGTTTACCGTTGGGCCAACGAAGCGGCCGTGCCGACCGTCGCGTACATTGGCGGCGGGGCCGGCAATCCCGCGCCGCCGCTCGCAGGAGCGCGGCTGGGCGATTCGTTCGACGTGATCGGCAGCGGCGCCGACACACGGCTGGTGGCGGGCTACGGCTCGACGCCCGCGATTCCAGCGACGAGCGGCTTCGCGCTGTTCGATACGGACAATGGTTCGACGTTCACCGCCACCAGCGTCGCCGTTACTTCGAACGCCCCCTTCACGGCCATTCCCACCGGAGAGTTCCGGTTGGGCGTGACGTTCATTGACAGCGATACCGTGATGGGCAAGTCGTCGATCAACCCGGCGACGGTCGTCGACGTCACTGGCGCCAACGGTACGGTCGTTGCTCAGCACGGGACGGACGGCATCACGCTGCGGCCGATGGATTACGCCGTCGTCGATGGTCGGCCGCTGATGGCGATGGTCGAAGCGAGCAATGGGCAGAACGAGGCCTCGCGTGCTCGCATCTTCGTCTACGACATGACCGATCCCTCGCTGCCGCTGGCCCAACGGAAGCTCGGCGAAGCAACCGCCCTGCCCTTCACCGCGGGCGGGCCGAACCAATTCGCCAACGGCAACTCGGTCGGCCAAGTGAAGTTCGGGGCCATCACCGGCAACTCTGCCGAGATCTTCTCGATGAGCACGAACAACGGCATCCAGAAGTTCACCCTCACGTTCGATCCGGTCGTGCCGCCGGTCGTCGACGCCGACTTCAACGGCGACCTGATCGTCGACGGGGCTGACTTCTTGATCTGGCAACGCGGGTTCGGGTTGTCGGCGCAGGTCGACAAGTCGACGGGCGACGCCGACGGTGACGGCAACGTGAACGACGCCGACTTGGCCGCTTGGAAGACACAGTTCGGAACAGTCATCACGCCGCCGACGCCAGTGAGCGCCGTGCCGGAACCGGCGACGCTTGGTTTGGCGGCGTTCGGCATGATTTGTCTGGCTGGTTTGCGGAAAAATCGTACGATCTAG
- a CDS encoding sodium:solute symporter family transporter codes for MTPSLQNHLPDLLVIGAYLATTLIVGLWAHRLWDTGHEDEESYYLAGRRVPAWMNGVSYAATAINADVAPLYCGMAAVIGLPVAWFYLSRFGLAWMIVAMLFAARWRQLNIRTGPEFYALRFGGRGAKFVRVYTALFAVAVSMVPWIGAGLLGTHKIMQPVLGVDSKWVTLACVVPMVAGYVWVSGFAGVLITDVFQSAVIMVASACLLIAVMVQAGGAEPLAESIRAAHPTEHAEILSTLPTPEHEILGPLLVVAWLIIPTIGRGGSVDLDGQRIFSCPTPREAAKVTIWGQLAMFVMLLLITLPVLGMLAKEPDLYHATRSDREQIYGRMLTAYLPPGVLGLVVAGALASVMSTISGYLNYGSQTIVNDVLRQLFPNAAILDARNPRVLWVGRMVTLVILLAGVWVMYASDSLFQIAMVISGMFAASAAYYWAQWWWWRANLASWIAAMVGGPIIYFVLGSLLPQSSWWQSQLATGEAAADAMAMLHAVIAMAITTLLWAVVALLTKPESDETLTSFYLRARPMGLWGPVREMIRAQESAAAAHELPTLPSGLLRGGFLAAIVGAAWIGAGVLGLSQLAVGHWLAAGGLLLAAAAGGLAFYKLFDWHMNRLEID; via the coding sequence ATGACACCATCGCTTCAAAACCATCTGCCCGACTTGCTGGTGATCGGCGCCTATTTGGCGACGACGCTGATCGTCGGCCTATGGGCGCATCGCCTCTGGGATACCGGCCACGAAGACGAGGAGAGCTACTACCTCGCCGGCCGGCGCGTGCCGGCGTGGATGAATGGCGTCTCCTACGCGGCGACGGCCATCAACGCCGACGTGGCGCCGCTCTACTGCGGCATGGCGGCGGTGATCGGGCTGCCGGTCGCGTGGTTCTACCTCTCGCGCTTTGGGCTGGCGTGGATGATCGTGGCGATGCTGTTCGCCGCGCGATGGCGGCAACTCAACATCCGCACGGGTCCGGAGTTTTATGCCCTCCGTTTCGGCGGCCGCGGCGCCAAGTTCGTTCGCGTCTACACCGCGCTGTTCGCCGTGGCCGTGAGCATGGTGCCGTGGATCGGGGCCGGCCTGCTCGGCACGCACAAGATCATGCAACCGGTGCTCGGCGTCGACAGCAAGTGGGTGACGCTCGCCTGCGTCGTGCCGATGGTCGCCGGCTACGTGTGGGTTTCCGGCTTCGCTGGCGTGTTGATCACCGACGTGTTCCAATCGGCCGTGATCATGGTCGCCAGCGCATGCTTGCTCATTGCCGTAATGGTGCAAGCCGGCGGCGCCGAACCGCTCGCCGAATCGATCCGCGCGGCCCATCCCACGGAGCATGCCGAGATTCTCTCCACGCTGCCGACGCCTGAGCATGAAATCCTCGGCCCGCTGTTGGTCGTCGCGTGGCTGATCATCCCCACAATCGGTCGCGGCGGCAGCGTCGACCTCGACGGCCAGCGGATCTTCTCCTGTCCGACGCCGCGGGAAGCAGCCAAGGTGACGATCTGGGGGCAGCTGGCGATGTTCGTCATGCTGCTGCTGATCACGCTTCCTGTGCTCGGAATGTTGGCGAAGGAACCTGACCTCTACCACGCCACCCGCAGCGATCGCGAGCAAATTTACGGCCGGATGCTCACCGCCTACCTGCCGCCCGGAGTGCTCGGGCTCGTCGTCGCCGGCGCCCTGGCAAGCGTGATGTCGACCATCAGCGGTTACCTGAACTACGGTTCGCAAACGATCGTCAACGACGTGCTCCGCCAGCTGTTCCCGAACGCCGCGATCCTCGACGCCCGCAACCCGCGCGTATTATGGGTCGGCCGGATGGTGACGCTCGTCATCTTGCTGGCCGGCGTGTGGGTGATGTACGCCTCAGACTCGCTGTTCCAAATTGCGATGGTCATCAGCGGCATGTTCGCCGCGTCGGCCGCCTACTACTGGGCCCAGTGGTGGTGGTGGCGGGCGAATCTCGCTTCGTGGATCGCCGCGATGGTCGGTGGCCCTATCATTTACTTTGTACTTGGTTCGCTGCTGCCGCAGTCGAGTTGGTGGCAATCGCAACTCGCCACGGGCGAAGCGGCCGCCGATGCAATGGCAATGTTGCACGCCGTCATCGCGATGGCGATCACGACGTTGCTGTGGGCCGTGGTGGCGCTACTCACCAAACCGGAGAGCGACGAAACGCTGACTTCGTTTTACTTGCGAGCCCGACCAATGGGGCTGTGGGGGCCCGTACGGGAAATGATCCGCGCGCAGGAGTCCGCCGCCGCTGCGCACGAACTACCGACGCTGCCGAGTGGCCTACTTCGTGGCGGATTCCTCGCCGCGATCGTCGGCGCCGCGTGGATCGGCGCCGGCGTGCTGGGGCTTTCACAACTCGCCGTCGGCCATTGGCTGGCCGCGGGCGGGTTGCTGCTCGCCGCTGCCGCGGGCGGTCTCGCGTTCTACAAATTATTTGATTGGCATATGAATCGCTTGGAGATTGACTGA
- a CDS encoding PQQ-binding-like beta-propeller repeat protein, with protein sequence MRHTFVRSIVIASALGGVAAVATLSPAANWAQWRGPLRNGHSAETGLMKSWPADGPLLAWQANELGEGYSTPAVVGDRIFLVGSRGVADEFVRCLDAAGQPIWEERIGDVGNPKQMPPYPGARSTTTVDGDALYALGSDGDLVRLDAATGKVVWKKQLRTDFGGKPGVWAYSESPLVDGDLVIATPGGDEATIVALNKKTGALVWKTPIEEMEAGYASAVKATLAGRPQYVQFLSKGLVGVDAATGELLWRYDRTAAGSMANIPTPVVQGDYIYSASGKVGGGLVKIVAKEGGGFDAEEVYFESQLPRAIGGSVQVGDYLYGAGGDSVMCVEFLTGDVVWRERSIGACGVCYADGMLYLHGENGDVALVEATPEEYRERGRFTPPNAPDRGKSKAWAYPVVADGKLYIFDWGTLWCFNVSAP encoded by the coding sequence ATGCGTCACACATTCGTCCGATCGATCGTCATCGCATCCGCGCTCGGCGGCGTCGCCGCCGTCGCGACATTGTCGCCCGCCGCCAACTGGGCCCAGTGGCGCGGCCCCTTGCGCAACGGTCACTCCGCCGAAACCGGCCTCATGAAATCCTGGCCCGCCGATGGCCCACTGCTTGCTTGGCAAGCCAACGAACTCGGCGAAGGCTACTCCACCCCCGCCGTTGTCGGCGATCGGATCTTCCTCGTCGGCAGTCGCGGCGTCGCCGACGAATTCGTCCGCTGCCTCGACGCCGCCGGCCAACCCATTTGGGAAGAACGGATCGGCGACGTCGGCAATCCAAAGCAAATGCCGCCGTACCCCGGCGCCCGTTCGACGACGACCGTCGACGGCGACGCACTCTACGCCCTCGGTTCCGACGGCGATCTCGTTCGCCTCGACGCCGCCACCGGCAAGGTCGTCTGGAAAAAACAGCTCCGCACCGACTTCGGCGGCAAGCCGGGCGTGTGGGCTTACTCTGAATCACCCCTCGTCGACGGCGACCTCGTCATCGCCACGCCCGGCGGCGACGAAGCAACCATCGTCGCACTCAACAAGAAGACCGGCGCCCTCGTTTGGAAGACGCCGATCGAAGAAATGGAAGCGGGCTACGCCTCCGCGGTGAAGGCGACCCTCGCCGGTCGGCCGCAGTACGTCCAGTTCCTCTCGAAGGGACTCGTCGGCGTCGACGCCGCGACCGGCGAACTCCTGTGGCGCTACGATCGCACCGCGGCCGGCAGCATGGCGAACATCCCCACGCCCGTGGTGCAGGGCGACTACATCTACAGCGCGAGCGGCAAAGTCGGCGGCGGCCTCGTGAAGATCGTCGCGAAAGAGGGCGGCGGATTTGATGCCGAAGAAGTCTATTTTGAATCGCAGCTCCCCCGCGCGATCGGCGGCTCGGTGCAAGTCGGCGACTACCTCTACGGCGCCGGCGGCGACTCGGTGATGTGCGTCGAGTTCCTCACCGGCGACGTCGTTTGGCGCGAACGGTCGATCGGCGCCTGCGGCGTTTGCTACGCAGACGGCATGCTCTACCTCCACGGCGAGAACGGCGACGTTGCCCTCGTCGAGGCGACTCCCGAAGAATACCGCGAGCGGGGCCGCTTCACGCCCCCCAACGCCCCCGACCGCGGCAAGTCAAAAGCGTGGGCCTACCCCGTCGTCGCCGACGGCAAGCTCTACATTTTCGATTGGGGCACGCTCTGGTGCTTCAACGTCAGCGCCCCCTAG
- a CDS encoding DUF4623 domain-containing protein, translating into MKSHQAGLVAACAAILCAASPAIGATLTAKTSFGGGDGWRAPFEVLSGDTPASASSGNYRFLGNAVTNTAINPGNTERGFAYNPTSGNLLLVSRGTGTDRIRILDGQTGVDKGSLDLTGITGGTFAMNMIGVADDGAIYMANLAGNVNDGPFKIYRWANEAAVPTVAYIGGGAGNPAPPLAGTRLGDSFDVIGSGANTRLVAGYGSTPSIAGSNGFALFDTDDGATFMAASIPVTSSAPFTAIPSGEFRLGISFVDSDTIVGKSSINPATVVDISGATAAVSAQHTTDGITLRPMDFAVVAGIPVMAMVEATTGTTDPVRSRIFVYDMTNPALPLADRKLGQASALPGPQATNANSVGQVKFGAIVGNTATIYAMSTNNGIQAFELTVIPEPTTLALAGAGLLGLVTIARRRAIVC; encoded by the coding sequence GTGAAGTCTCATCAAGCGGGGTTGGTTGCAGCGTGCGCTGCGATCTTGTGCGCGGCGTCGCCGGCCATCGGCGCGACGCTCACGGCGAAGACAAGCTTCGGCGGCGGCGATGGCTGGCGGGCTCCTTTTGAAGTGCTGAGCGGCGATACGCCAGCCAGCGCGAGCAGCGGCAACTATCGCTTCCTGGGCAATGCGGTGACGAACACCGCCATCAATCCAGGCAACACCGAGCGTGGCTTCGCCTATAACCCGACGAGCGGAAACCTCCTCTTGGTGAGTCGCGGCACTGGAACTGATCGGATTCGTATCTTGGATGGACAGACGGGCGTCGACAAAGGCTCGCTTGATTTGACGGGCATCACCGGCGGCACGTTTGCGATGAACATGATCGGCGTCGCCGACGACGGCGCGATTTACATGGCGAACTTGGCAGGGAACGTGAACGACGGTCCTTTCAAAATCTACCGCTGGGCGAATGAGGCGGCTGTGCCGACGGTGGCGTACATCGGCGGCGGCGCGGGTAACCCGGCGCCACCCCTGGCCGGCACGCGGTTGGGAGATTCGTTCGACGTGATCGGCAGCGGCGCCAACACACGCCTCGTCGCTGGTTACGGCTCGACGCCGTCGATCGCCGGCAGCAATGGCTTCGCTTTGTTCGATACCGACGATGGCGCCACCTTCATGGCTGCCAGCATCCCGGTCACTTCGAGCGCTCCGTTCACCGCCATCCCGAGCGGCGAGTTCCGCCTCGGCATTTCCTTCGTCGACAGCGATACGATCGTCGGCAAGTCGTCGATCAACCCGGCGACCGTCGTCGACATTAGCGGCGCGACTGCCGCGGTGAGCGCTCAGCATACTACCGACGGCATTACGCTGCGGCCGATGGATTTCGCCGTGGTTGCCGGCATCCCCGTGATGGCGATGGTCGAGGCCACGACGGGGACGACCGACCCTGTGCGGTCGCGAATTTTTGTGTACGACATGACGAACCCGGCGTTGCCGCTGGCGGATCGCAAGCTAGGCCAAGCGTCGGCCTTGCCCGGACCGCAAGCTACCAATGCGAACTCCGTCGGCCAAGTAAAATTCGGCGCGATCGTCGGCAACACGGCGACGATTTACGCGATGAGCACGAACAACGGCATTCAAGCGTTCGAACTGACGGTGATTCCGGAGCCGACAACTCTCGCCCTTGCCGGCGCGGGCCTGCTGGGACTCGTGACGATCGCGCGGCGTCGCGCGATTGTCTGCTAA
- a CDS encoding xylose operon transcription regulator XylR — protein MSILGRNQLRQIAVLVETDNSWGRNVVQGVADYARKFAQWNLLIDPRDQSQGWSLPDRWHGDGIIARVSTPLHLDEIARSGLPAVNVDNVFENQEGVGQVTTDEHSLAAMALAHFRERGFVHFAYFAPPSHEYSKKGAQAFFAAVTAEEHDCHIYRPGYRGGRRISRDEEHNRIHRWLSHLPKPVAVLAVDARRGRQLAEICSLERISVPDEVAILAGDTDEFLCNLSSPPLSSIEVASQRIGHEAAMLLDRMMHGEAAPSDPLRIQPVRVLARQSTDVLSIDDPMIVQALRFIQTHAFRGISVDDVLREVPVSRRYLELQFKKRIGRLPAEEIRRLRLERGRDLLTQSDLSVEAIAAACGYAGATQFGVAFRKHFGNTPLAFRRQLLRTS, from the coding sequence ATGTCGATTCTCGGCAGAAATCAGTTGCGGCAGATCGCGGTGCTGGTCGAGACCGACAACAGCTGGGGGCGGAACGTCGTCCAAGGGGTGGCCGACTACGCGCGGAAGTTCGCTCAGTGGAACCTGCTGATCGATCCGCGCGACCAGAGTCAGGGGTGGTCGCTTCCCGATCGGTGGCATGGGGACGGGATCATCGCGCGGGTGAGTACGCCGCTCCACCTCGATGAAATCGCCCGCAGCGGTCTGCCGGCGGTCAACGTCGACAATGTGTTTGAGAATCAGGAAGGCGTCGGCCAAGTCACCACCGACGAGCATTCGTTGGCGGCGATGGCGCTCGCCCACTTCCGCGAGCGGGGGTTCGTCCACTTCGCCTACTTTGCTCCGCCCAGCCACGAGTACTCGAAGAAAGGCGCCCAGGCCTTCTTCGCCGCGGTGACGGCCGAGGAGCACGACTGCCACATCTATCGCCCCGGCTACCGCGGCGGTCGGCGGATCAGCCGCGATGAGGAACATAACCGCATCCATCGCTGGCTCAGCCATTTGCCGAAGCCGGTGGCGGTGCTCGCCGTCGACGCCCGCCGCGGTCGGCAACTCGCGGAGATCTGCAGCCTGGAGCGGATTAGCGTTCCAGATGAAGTCGCGATTCTGGCGGGCGATACCGACGAGTTTTTGTGCAACCTCAGCTCGCCGCCGCTCAGCAGTATCGAGGTCGCCAGCCAGCGGATCGGCCACGAGGCGGCGATGCTGCTCGACCGGATGATGCATGGCGAAGCGGCGCCGAGCGATCCGCTGCGGATCCAACCGGTGCGCGTCCTCGCCCGGCAATCGACCGACGTGCTGTCGATCGACGATCCGATGATCGTTCAGGCGTTGCGGTTCATCCAAACGCATGCCTTCCGCGGGATCTCGGTCGACGACGTGCTGCGCGAGGTGCCGGTCTCGCGGCGATATCTCGAACTACAGTTTAAGAAGCGAATTGGGCGGCTGCCGGCGGAGGAGATTCGCCGCTTGCGGCTGGAGCGGGGGCGGGATTTGCTCACGCAGTCGGACCTCTCCGTGGAAGCGATCGCCGCCGCGTGCGGCTACGCCGGGGCGACGCAGTTTGGGGTCGCCTTTAGGAAGCATTTTGGGAACACCCCCCTCGCCTTCCGGCGGCAATTGCTGCGGACTTCTTAG
- a CDS encoding Gfo/Idh/MocA family protein: protein MKQLGIIGAGAIGLKHAEAAREAGAAVRWVVDINLEKAHALAEKFGGEPCESIAPAINDPATDAIIVGVPNHLHREFAVASLDAGKDVLLEKPMALNAAECAEINAAAVRNGRVLQLGFAHRYTAVGRLARQIVDEGRLGEIYHAQAHLHLRRGVPGLGKWFTTKSISGGGALIDVGVHLIDLSLWILGHPEVVDVNGQVYSTFGRRMRDYVYKDMWAGPPDWDGVCDVEDAAHALVRFRNGSTLDLNVAWAGNFPEQAMPVSMMGFFGDRGGMTFELFGDHATVTSERDGALVDERFEAPEAELYRDQLAAFLQSMDTRQVTGATGLDGEVVQRIVDDIYRSSLPRPAALQA, encoded by the coding sequence GTGAAGCAACTCGGAATCATCGGAGCCGGCGCCATCGGACTGAAGCATGCGGAAGCGGCGCGCGAAGCGGGCGCCGCCGTACGCTGGGTCGTCGACATCAACCTTGAGAAGGCCCACGCGCTTGCCGAAAAATTCGGCGGCGAACCGTGCGAATCGATCGCGCCCGCGATCAACGATCCGGCGACCGACGCGATCATCGTCGGCGTGCCGAACCACCTCCACCGCGAGTTCGCCGTCGCGTCGCTCGACGCCGGCAAGGATGTGCTGCTTGAGAAGCCGATGGCCCTCAACGCCGCGGAGTGCGCGGAAATCAACGCCGCAGCGGTTCGCAACGGTCGCGTGCTGCAACTCGGCTTCGCCCATCGTTACACGGCGGTCGGTCGGCTCGCGCGGCAAATCGTCGACGAAGGGCGGCTCGGCGAGATTTACCACGCTCAAGCCCACCTTCATCTTCGCCGCGGCGTTCCCGGACTTGGCAAGTGGTTCACCACGAAGTCGATCTCCGGCGGCGGCGCTCTGATTGACGTCGGCGTCCACCTGATCGACCTGTCGCTCTGGATTCTCGGCCACCCTGAAGTCGTCGACGTGAACGGGCAGGTCTACTCGACCTTCGGCCGACGGATGCGGGACTACGTTTACAAAGACATGTGGGCCGGCCCGCCCGATTGGGACGGCGTCTGCGACGTCGAGGATGCGGCCCATGCCCTCGTGCGATTCCGCAACGGATCGACGCTCGACCTCAACGTCGCCTGGGCCGGCAACTTTCCGGAGCAAGCGATGCCCGTTTCGATGATGGGCTTCTTCGGCGACCGCGGCGGCATGACGTTCGAACTGTTCGGCGATCACGCGACCGTGACGAGCGAACGGGACGGCGCGCTCGTCGACGAACGCTTCGAAGCACCTGAAGCCGAACTCTACCGCGATCAACTCGCCGCCTTCCTGCAGAGCATGGACACCCGCCAAGTGACCGGCGCCACGGGCTTAGACGGCGAGGTGGTCCAGCGCATCGTCGACGACATCTACCGCAGCAGCCTCCCGCGGCCAGCCGCTCTCCAGGCATAA
- a CDS encoding anhydro-N-acetylmuramic acid kinase translates to MRSAGLLASSSGDGVEAAVIDTDGRDEIVPLAGVSLPYDKRLRWRILEATQNDLPTTEILRLEKQLTAQLAQVFEKLCTEFPEQTKGIEVVGLHGHTLRHIPSEGLTYQLGNPWQLAEAIKLPIVSDFRRHDMATGGQGNPLVAMFHWAHMAYEPRPSLMLHLGSVASVTWLSEENEIIAGDTGPGVGLLNEWVQEMAEIPHDLDGSVSRDGRVNDELVRTALDAPFFARSLPKAADRYEFDHVDVAGLSVEDGAATLCAITVEAFARAVKQLPALPDLLWITGPGSEHPVICHMLQQHFATVRNVSERGLNPHTMSAESIAWLAVRHLKRLPITTPETTGCRSADSAGVLTQAHTFNPAEEQ, encoded by the coding sequence ATGCGCTCGGCCGGATTGCTCGCCTCGTCGTCGGGAGACGGCGTCGAAGCGGCGGTCATCGATACCGATGGCCGGGATGAGATCGTTCCGCTCGCCGGCGTTTCGCTGCCATACGACAAGCGGCTCCGCTGGCGGATTTTGGAAGCCACTCAAAACGACCTGCCGACCACCGAGATCCTGCGGCTTGAGAAGCAGCTTACCGCACAGCTCGCGCAGGTCTTCGAGAAGCTGTGCACTGAATTCCCCGAGCAGACCAAGGGGATCGAGGTCGTCGGCCTCCATGGACACACGCTGCGGCACATCCCCAGCGAAGGGCTCACGTATCAGCTGGGCAACCCTTGGCAGTTGGCCGAGGCGATCAAGCTGCCGATCGTCAGCGACTTCCGCCGGCACGATATGGCGACCGGAGGGCAGGGGAATCCGCTTGTTGCGATGTTCCATTGGGCCCACATGGCCTACGAGCCGCGGCCCTCGCTCATGCTCCACCTCGGCTCCGTCGCCAGCGTCACGTGGCTCAGCGAAGAGAACGAGATCATCGCCGGCGATACCGGCCCCGGCGTTGGCCTGCTCAACGAGTGGGTCCAGGAGATGGCCGAGATCCCGCACGATCTCGACGGCAGCGTCTCCCGCGACGGCCGCGTTAATGACGAGCTGGTGCGGACGGCGCTCGATGCGCCGTTCTTCGCACGTTCGCTCCCAAAGGCCGCCGACCGCTACGAGTTCGATCACGTCGATGTGGCCGGCCTCAGCGTTGAAGATGGCGCCGCGACGCTTTGTGCAATCACCGTCGAAGCATTTGCGCGCGCGGTGAAGCAGCTGCCCGCTCTGCCCGACCTGCTCTGGATCACCGGCCCCGGCAGCGAACATCCGGTTATCTGCCACATGCTGCAGCAGCACTTCGCGACGGTTCGCAACGTCTCGGAACGCGGCCTCAACCCGCACACGATGTCGGCCGAGTCGATCGCATGGCTCGCCGTGCGGCATCTCAAGCGGCTGCCGATCACCACGCCGGAGACAACAGGCTGCCGCTCGGCCGACAGCGCCGGCGTCCTCACGCAAGCCCACACGTTCAATCCTGCGGAAGAGCAGTAA